Proteins found in one Pelmatolapia mariae isolate MD_Pm_ZW linkage group LG7, Pm_UMD_F_2, whole genome shotgun sequence genomic segment:
- the LOC134632182 gene encoding heat shock protein 30-like codes for MLCSHGVQSALSPFMDFYWPVRCLWPEIKPLFYQQDLLQRNLQELCSSLELMDKLQHRILEETEPFQSSMVVEPFSYQLEKEGDKFGLMLDTRGFSPEELSVRQVGRKLRVSGKTEKKQEDGKGSYSYRLQEFRQEFELPEGLNPQAITCHLSPDGKLHIQAAKAPCVEEAERELTIKRSSEDKAQQSVCSQVEDSRTETHSSTQD; via the coding sequence ATGCTGTGCTCTCATGGAGTCCAGTCTGCACTCAGTCCATTCATGGACTTCTACTGGCCTGTACGCTGTCTGTGGCCAGAGATCAAGCCTCTGTTCTACCAGCAGGATCTCCTGCAGAGAAACCTACAGGAGCTGTGCAGCAGTCTGGAGCTGATGGATAAACTTCAACACAGGATCCTGGAGGAGACAGAGCCTTTCCAAAGCAGCATGGTTGTAGAACCATTCTCCTACCAGCTGGAGAAAGAGGGAGACAAGTTTGGTCTGATGCTGGACACTCGAGGCTTTTCTCCAGAGGAGCTGTCTGTCAGGCAGGTGGGCAGGAAGCTGAGAGTCAGCGGCAAGACAGAGAAGAAGCAGGAGGACGGGAAAGGCTCGTACTCTTACAGACTGCAGGAGTTCAGACAGGAGTTTGAGCTGCCTGAAGGACTGAACCCTCAAGCCATCACCTGCCACCTGTCTCCAGATGGGAAGCTCCACATCCAGGCAGCCAAAGCTCCGTGTGTTGAAGAGGCTGAGAGAGAGCTGACTATCAAGAGGAGCTCAGAGGACAAAGCACAGCAGAGTGTGTGTTCACAGGTAGAAGACAGcaggacagagacacacagcagcacacaggACTAA
- the stbd1 gene encoding uncharacterized protein stbd1: MPLKNSNTVALERRVDLASLFCMIGRHGPAVALAVIAMVSVVAGFIIYRTVRGKRRKATAGATSTDSDSRDAGAETPIPPDQEPEPSPEVLRISADSTVVKAEGSLDVKEDTALKIRHRRLTAEKKTPPDRQPKSDSVQDNKHSSSVEQVAELHAEEEDKGAEIDVETDGTNGTMKDADEQGENEVIRSHKEELKVLQEKCQDDDVPTEMDVSNKEASQEEENLLDISKSTEANLEEPIVHIEDVPVASICYFKDVKFEEENLQGVTDFSNDYSNNHPFPEEEKKSGGEEAKEELVDDQLTSQQAGISSTVFVEITKLQGQCHEVMLSFQQNADEDNVSDSTDINFNSHLLQLAEQNNESELACNQDSDVKEDIPTEDIASRDEESNPSSVVLDHTLPCLNHMIEPESINGDDSPSSITKGEMPTAEDITSCGEESNSSSVVLDTTLPCLNQMIEPENADNGDSSSVVDGAKAQISGIGEISSLSSDQQQPQSNINEDDISQALGVTSGAAPVTSEDCKLPVLQIQLPSFEQSEPTWSSSGLGGESGISSMTVSPDLPDVIGEYDMPTENVALTVKDDAQFEEHTEAQNSLLDDEARSAMNEDLANVVSRSYPSYFSQQPLIEQTDWANDSSLAANEDILGHEIEDRYYREMDQAMEQMAANVTSLTDEFAVKTDMKADIKVVEINQKMERAEKEKEEEDYEKTEISIMEATMDNNEWITDGNYQVLPWMNQSVRPFAQNHTQPDPVSTEDDHPGASVTGATCIDASLSLNDVKQAIPLSPVHENGKKVVAVQPMSQNVNVTFRIHYLTHSPNQKVAITGSQQELGNWKKFIPLERAKDGNWATVVSLPAESIVEWKFVVMDKGEVCRWEECGNRLLDTGYGDDLLVHKWWGLL; the protein is encoded by the exons ATGCCGTTGAAAAATAGCAACACCGTGGCTTTGGAGAGACGCGTGGATCTGGCCTCGCTTTTCTGTATGATCGGGCGGCACGGCCCAGCCGTGGCTCTGGCCGTGATAGCCATGGTGTCCGTGGTGGCGGGTTTCATCATCTACCGAACAGTGAGGGGGAAGCGGAGAAAGGCCACAGCCGGAGCCACAAGCACCGACAGTGACAGCAGGGACGCCGGAGCGGAGACGCCTATACCGCCGGATCAGGAGCCGGAGCCGAGCCCGGAGGTTTTGCGCATCTCGGCGGACTCAACAG TtgtgaaagctgaaggctctttAGATGTGAAGGAGGATACTGCTCTTAAAATCAGGCATCGGCGTCTCACTGCTGAGAAAAAAACGCCACCTGACCGTCAACCCAAAAGTGACTCGGTACAAGACAACAAGCACAGTTCTTCAGTGGAGCAGGTAGCAGAGCTGCatgcagaggaggaagacaaaGGTGCTGAAATTGATGTGGAAACTGATGGCACAAATGGCACTATGAAGGATGCTGATGAGCAAGGTGAAAATGAGGTGATACGGAGCCACAAAGAAGAACTGAAG GTACTACAAGAAAAATGCCAAGATGATGATGTGCCTACTGAAATGGATGTGTCGAATAAGGAGGCCAGTCAAGAGGAGGAAAACCTTTTGGACATTTCAAagagcacagaggccaacttggAAGAACCTATCGTTCATATTGAAGACGTACCTGTTGCTTCCATCTGTTATTTCAAAGATGTGAAATTTGAGGAAGAGAATCTTCAAGGTGTCACtgatttctctaatgattatAGCAACAATCACCCTTTTCcggaagaagaaaagaaaagtggtGGTGAGGAGGCAAAAGAGGAGTTGGTAGATGACCAACTGACTTCTCAACAAGCTGGGATCAGCTCCACAGTGTTTGTTGAAATAACCAAGCTACAGGGCCAGTGTCATGAGGTGATGCTATCCTTTCAACAAAATGCAGATGAAGACAATGTGAGTGATTCAACGGATATAAACTTCAACAGTCACCTGCTACAATTGGctgaacaaaacaatgaaagtgaGCTTGCATGCAATCAAGACAGTGATGTAAAAGAGGATATACCCACTGAGGACATTGCCTCACGTGATGAAGAAAGTAATCCTTCAAGTGTAGTACTGGACCACACCCTGCCCTGTTTGAACCATATGATTGAGCCAGAAAGCATTAATGGTGATGATAGCCCAAGCAGTATAACAAAAGGGGAAATGCCCACTGCTGAGGATATTACCTCATGTGGTGAAGAAAGTAATAGTTCAAGTGTGGTACTGGACACCACCCTGCCCTGTTTGAACCAGATGATCGAACCTGAAAACGCTGATAATGGTGATTCTAGCAGTGTAGTAGATGGTGCAAAGGCCCAAATCTCTGGCATTGGGGAAATCTCCAGCTTGTCATCAGATCAACAGCAACCACAAAGCAACATAAATGAAGATGACATTTCCCAAGCTCTGGGAGTCACCAGTGGGGCTGCTCCTGTCACATCTGAAGACTGTAAACTTCCTGTACTTCAGATTCAACTGCCCTCTTTTGAGCAAAGTGAGCCGACTTGGTCATCCTCTGGTCTTGGTGGTGAGAGTGGAATTTCAAGCATGACTGTCAGCCCTGATTTGCCAGATGTTATCGGTGAATATGACATGCCAACTGAAAATGTGGCACTCACAGTAAAAGATGATGCACAGTTCGAAGAGCACACTGAGGCTCAGAATAGCCTCCTTGATGATGAGGCTCGATCTGCCATGAATGAAGATCTAGCAAATGTGGTATCCAGATCTTACCCATCATATTTTTCCCAGCAGCCCCTCATTGAGCAAACTGACTGGGCTAATGACAGTTCTTTAGCAGCCAATGAAGACATATTGGGACATGAAATTGAGGATCGCTACTATAGAGAGATGGACCAGGCTATGGAGCAGATGGCAGCCAATGTTACTAGCTTAACCGATGAGTTCGCAGTGAAAACAGACATGAAGGCTGATATCAAGGTTGTTGAAATCAATCAGAAGATGGAAAGggcagagaaagagaaggaggaagaggactATGAAAAGACTGAAATCAGTATCATGGAGGCAACTATGGACAATAATGAATGGATCACAGATGGAAACTACCAAGTTCTTCCCTGGATGAACCAGTCTGTCCGTCCTTTTGCCCAAAACCACACACAACCTGACCCAGTTTCTACTGAAGATGACCATCCAGGTGCTTCTGTCACAGGTGCTACTTGTATAGATGCATCTCTGTCCTTGAATGATGTGAAACAGGCTATCCCGCTTTCCCCTGTTCATGAAAATGGCAAAAAGGTTGTGGCAGTCCAGCCCATGTCCCAGAATGTCAATGTGACTTTCCGCATCCATTATCTCACCCACTCACCAAACCAGAAGGTGGCCATCACAGGGAGCCAGCAAGAGCTGGGGAACTGGAAGAAATTCATCCCGCTCGAGAGAGCCAAGGATGGGAATTGGGCCACTGTTGTCAGCCTGCCTGCAGAGAGCATTGTGGAGTGGAAGTTTGTGGTGATGGACAAGGGTGAGGTGTGCCGTTGGGAAGAATGTGGAAACCGCCTCCTGGATACGGGCTACGGAGACGACCTGCTTGTGCACAAATGGTGGGGATTATTGTAA